Genomic DNA from Halobaculum sp. CBA1158:
TGTGCCGGGTCGTATCGGGGGAAGGACCAGCTCGGCCACGCCATCGTCGACGCGGCGATCAAGGCGGCCTCGGCGGACTCCGGCGGCTCGGAACTCGAGCCCAAGGAACTCGACTCCGTGCTCGTCTCCGCGTACGTCGTCTCCGGCGTCACGCTCACCAACGACCCCGTCGAGGACCTCGAACTCGGCCGCCACGGCGTCGCGGTCGACCACAACGGTCACCACGGCTGGCTGTATCCGACGATCCCCGTCGAGAACGACTGGAGCACCGAGAAGTTCCTCTCGCGCGTCTGCCGGAAGGCCGGGCTCTCGCCGCTGGCGTGGCAGGACGAGGAGACGATGGTGACGCTCATCGACGGACAGGTGTTCCGCGAGCGCCGCGACGGCGGCAGCGTCGAACAGCTGTAGGCGACCGACAGCGCCGACTTCTCCGCGACGCGCCGTGACTCACCGGCGACGCGACCGGGTCCGTTCAACAGCTGTCCTCGATCGGATCGGCGACGTCCTCGACCCGGTCGTCGAACTCGAACAGTCGCTCGTCGCCGCGACTGTGCCGGAAGATCAGTCGGTCCGGGACGTACTCCACCGGGGCGGTGAGCGTGTAGGTCGCGGTCGTCTCCTCTCCGTCACAGGGCGGAAGGAAGTCGGTGTCGTTGCTCGTGACCGTCGCCGTCAACGACAGTCCCTCGGGGCCCCGTTCGAGGGTGCTCGTGAGACGCCGACAGTCCGGCACGAACGCGGGGAACTGCCCGCGGAGACAGACGGACGACTCCTCGACCACGAACCGTATCGCGTGTCCGTCACAGTCGAACGCCGAGGGGTCCGGATCGGTGTCGACCTCGAACTCGTGGTCGATCGACGAGGGGGAGTGGAAGCCGCAGCCGGCGACGGCGGCCGTTCCGCCGGCGGCGAGTCCGGCCGCGGCGGTGCGGAGCAGGTCGCGTCTGGAGGGCATCGCCGGACGGAGTCGCGGTCGCGGTAAACCTCTTGCGGGGATTGCCGACACGGACGCGACGACCTACCCTCCGCCGAAGCCGACCGCCTCCGCGTCCGCCAGCGCCCGCCCCGCCGCGTCGTCGATGTCGAACTCCCGCACCACGTCGCCGTCGCGGACCAGCGGTTCCATGAGCGACTCGCCGTCGGCGGGGCCCTCGCGGCCGCGGAGGCCGACGTGGTGGCCGCCGTCGGGCGTCCGGTACACCTCCTTGACTCCCGAGAGCTTCCCGCGCTTGGCCGCCGGGTCGCCGTCGACCTCGACGATGTCGAGCGCGAAGTCCACCGGGTCGGCGTTGGAGACGTAGCCGCCGACCCCGAAGCCGTCGGCGACGTCGCGGAGGTGGCGGAGGTCAGCGGGGCCGAGGCCGCCCGAGAGGAACACGTCCACGTCGCCGCGGCCGCGGGCGTCCAGTTCCCACTGCACCTCGCGGACGATGTGGCGGAAGTCGCCCCGGCGCGAGCCGGTCGTGTCGAGGCGGACGCCGTCGAGGCGGTCGCCGAGCGTCTCCACCGCCCGGATCACCTCGTCGACCTCGTCGGAGTAGGTGTCACACAGCGCGATTCGGGGCACCCCCTCGGGGACCGCCTCGTCGAAGGCGCGCCAGGCGTCTTCCTGGTTGCCGCGGCCGAAACAGATGAGCAGCGCGTGGGGCATCGTCCCCGACGCCTCCCGGCCGATCACCTCGCCGGCGGCGACGTGCGAGAAGCCGTCGAGGCCGCCCACGAGCGCGCTCCGCTCGACCATCGCGGCGATCGAGGGGTGGACGTGCCGGGCCCCGAACGAGAGCACGTTCGCGTCGGGGGCGGCGCGCCGACACGCCAGGGCCGCGGTGGCGACGCCGGAGGCGTGCGAGAGAAAGCCCAACAGCGACGTCTCCAGCGCCGCGAACTCGAGGTACTCCCCCTCGATTCGCATCACGGGACCCCCGTCGAACGCCGTGCCCTCCGGGAGCGCGTCGACGGTCACGTCGCGGCCCGCGAGGAGGGCTGCGGCGTCTTTCAGGCCCGCCAGCAGTTCGAACTCGCCGTCAGGGAACTGGTCAGCGGTCACCTCGGCGACGACGCGCGGGTTCCGGTCGGCGTGTCGGAGGGTCTCCGCCGTGCGCTCGAAGTACGCGTCCGCCGCCGATCCGTCCCGGATCGCGTCCGCCCCGACGATGTCGAAGTCGGAAGGCGTGGAACTCATTGGGCGAGGTTCGACCGGGCGACGCAAAAAGTCACGCCATCGCCCCCGTGGGCGCGCCGTCCGTGCGAGGACCCCGCGTTCGTCGCCGGCGCGGCGGTCGCCCGGTCAGCCTCGCCGGCGCGCGAGCAGGCCCGCGACGGCGACGGCCGCGGCGGCGACGCCGAAGCCGAAGCCGGCACCGTCGGTCTCGGTCACGCCGTCGTCGGTGTCGCCGGTGTCGCCGGGCTCGGTGGTGTCCGCGGAGTCGTCCGGGGTGTCGTCGCCGCCGGCGTCACCGTCGCCGTCAGTCGGCGTCGCCGTCTCGTCTGCGGGCGTCTCGGTCGCCGGGTCGAGGCTCGGGCGGATATCCGCCACGTCCTCGACGGTGGGCCCGTTCACGATCGTCACGCGGTCGCCGTCGAGGCGGACGAGGAACGCGTCCTCGAAGGGACCGTCGGGGACGACGTAGTACCCCTCGTCGGTCTCGCGCACGTCGTGGGCGTCGAGCATGCGGAGGTACGTGTCGTGGAACTGCTCGGCGTCCTCCTCGGAGTCCCAGGCGGTCAGCCAGACGTAGCCGTACTCGGCGTCGTCGCCCTCCCCGTTTCGGTACGGGAACAGCCGGTCCCCGTCCCAGCCGTCGGACGGGGGCGACTCGTAGTTGTAGGTGTCGTACGGGCTCTCGGTCCCCTGGAACAGGCCGTTGGGGTTGATCGTGTTCGCCTGGTACTCGCGGGCCTGATACCAGAACATCGCGTAGATGGACGCCTCGCCGACGGTGTCGGAGCCGTTCTCCCCCAGCCGGGGATCGTCACGCGGGAACGTCTCCCAGCCGTTCGTCCCCTCGTCCTCGAACGACAGTTCGCGGGGCGTCTCGTCGGTCCGGTGGATCACCTGCTCGGTGGAGACGGGCGGGTTCCGGAAGCGCTCCTCGAAGGCGTCCCAGCCGCCCTCCTCGATCAGTTCGTTCACGTAGGCCGGGCCGTCCGAGTAGGGGTTCAACAGCGTGATCAGGATGCCGAGGTTCGGACCGGGACCGCCGCCTCCGCCACCGCCGCCGGCCTGGGGCGTGTCGACGCAGTCCCACTCGTCGCCGCAGCGCTGGGCGTAGCGCGTCTCGATGTAGTTCGCCTCGCCCTCGACGACGCCGTCGATCGCGAGGTCGCTATCCTGCGTCTGGCCCCGGTACGTCTCGTTGGTGAGGTCGTACTGCTGGTCCTGGAGGGCGTGAACAAGTTCGTGAACCAGCGTCGCGTTGTTGATCGTCGGGGAGTCCGGCGAGTCGGTGACGATCGTGATCGCGTCGTTCGTCGGGGAGTAGAAGCCCGCGACCGACGAACCGGTCGTTCCGCCGATCGCCTCGCCGGAGCCGGTCGACTCGCCGACGATGAACAGCCCCTCCCACACCTGGTCGTTCCAGCGGTTGTATTCGTCGGAGCCGCCCCCGCCGGCGCTCTGGTTGCGGTACTCCTCTCGGGTGATGATCGAGACGGGGACTCGGGAGTCGAACTCCTCCTCGCGGATGTACTCGACGCGCGCCATCGCGCGGGCGACGTACGCCCGGAGTTCCTCGTCGCTGAGGCCGTCGGACTGGTCGACGTCGATGCTCTCGTTGTGCCAGTAGCCGTCCTCCCAGCCGATCACGTCGGAGTCGGGATCGGCGGGTGCGGACTGGGTGGCTCCGGAGTTGGTCGCCGGCTGACCGGCGGTGTCGGCCGAGACGGCGGGCACGCGGGCGGGGTCCGATGCGGAACGGGGGGTCGCCGCGAACGCCGGGGCGACCGCGCTGCACACGAGCGCGACCGCGAACGCGACGGCGACGAACCGCCCGACCGTCTGCGGGGACGGTGTTCGCATGTGTCGCCATTGGACTGGGGGTAGAAGTACCTTGTCCGAAATTCAAGGTCGAGATCGGACGGCGATTCCGTCGCCCGCGCCGTTCGGTCCGCCCCGTCGGCCGACGCGCCGAGCCGTTTTGTGGGCGCGGTTCGAACGGTCCGACATGCCAGCGGACGAAGCCGCCTTCGACCCCGACAGCACCGCCGTCGTCGTCGTGGACATGCAGAACGGCTTCTGCCACCCGGACGGGAGCCTGTACGCCCCGCCCAGCGAGACGGCGGTCGAGCCCGTGAGTCGGCTCGTCGACCGCGCCGGCGACGCCGACGCGCCGGTGGTATACACCCGCGACGTGCACCCGCCCGAGCAGTTCGACGACGCCCACTACTACGACGAGTTCGACCGCTGGGGCGAGCACGTCGTCGAGGGGAGCTGGGACGCCGAGCTGATAGACGACCTTCCGACCGAGGACGCCGCCCACGTCGTCGAGAAACACACCTACGACGCCTTCTACCGCACCGATCTCGAGGGGTGGCTCGACGCACACGGGATCGACGACCTGGTGATCTGCGGGACGCTCGCGAACGTCTGCGTCCTCCACACCGCCGGCTCGGCGGGGCTGCGCGACTACCGGCCGGTGGTCGTCGACGACGCCCTCGGTTACATCGACGAGGAGCACAAGGAGTACGCCGTCGAACACGCCGACTGGCTGTTCGGCGAGACGACGACGCTTTCGGACGTGCGGTTCGCGTAGCGGTCGGCCGGTGGTCGGTCCGCGGTCGATCAGGCCTACTCGGCGGCGTCGCCGTCGAGGGAGTCACTATCGCCGCCTTCGGGAAACAGCGCGTCGGGCTCGCGCTGGGTGAACACGACGCGCTCGGAGTCGTCGAGGGGCCGGAGGTAGGTGTGGAGTTCGCCGGCGCGCTCGGCGCGATCGAGCAGCGGCTCGGCCTGGTCCTGCGAGTAGTACAGCGGGAAGACGACGGCCGTTCCCGCGGCCTCCGCCTTCATCGCGACGACGAGGAACACGACGTTCGAGCGCTGGGCGCGGTAGGCGTCGTACTCGTCGAAGCCGTCCTCGACGCCGGCGACCGTCTCCTGGACGGTCTCGAACTCGTCGCCCGGAAGGAGCACGTCGAAGCCGAGGCGCTCCGCCTCGACGCCGGTCCCGGCGGTGCTGGCGTTCGGGAGCGGCGTCACGTCCCCGGGGTGGAGCTCGGTCACGTCCCACCCCGACTCGCGGTACTCCTCGGCTGTGGCCTCCATGTCGGCCATCACGTCGTCCCAAAAGTCGGTGAACCCGGCGAGCGGGTGGCTTCCGGCCATGTCTCACCCGGGGCGGCGGGGCCTCAAAACGGTTGTCCTGTCGCCTCGCCGCCAACCCTTTGCGTCGTCGCCACCGAGACACCGGGCGTGACACGCGTCTCCGTCCTCACGGCCACGGCCGCGTTCGTGCTCGGAGTCGTCTTCTCCGGCGGCGTCGCCGCCCTCGACGACCCGTTCGGGGTCGGAGCGGCCGTCGTCGCGGGGGTCGTCGGAACGGTCGCGCTCGCGGCGGGGCTGCTCGGGTGGCTCCTCGCGCACGCGCTGGCCCGGCGCGAGGACGCCCCCGAGGGGACCGAGACGGCCGCCAGAGTCGCGTCCGCCGGGGCCGTCGCCGGGGCCGGATCGGTGACCGGTGCGGCGCTGACGCGGATCCTCCTCGCCGGGGGGTAGCCGACGGCCGACGCGGGCGGATCGACCGTCGGCGACGGTGTCGTCGCCGTTCTCGCTGCCGGCGTCGGCTACGACCCTCGCCGAACGTTCTCGCCGACCGCCCCGCCGAACGCCTCGTCGCCGCCGCGGGCGTCGTAGGCGACGTGACCGCGCACGAGCGTCAACTCGGGAAAGACGGCCTCGCGGCCCTCGAACGGCGTCCACCCGCACTTCGAATGGAGGTCGTCGCCGCGGATCTCCCGGGCCTCGTCGAGGTCGACGAGCACGAGGTCCGCGTCGGCACCCTCCTCGACCCGTCCCTTCCCCGGCACGTCGAAGATCCGGGCGGGGGCGGCGGCGACCAGGTC
This window encodes:
- a CDS encoding TIGR00296 family protein, producing the protein MSEAETVRLTYEDGARAVELARESVEAYVLQGQREQPGSMRDAFYARTGAFVRLQSTRGRGRMRGCAGSYRGKDQLGHAIVDAAIKAASADSGGSELEPKELDSVLVSAYVVSGVTLTNDPVEDLELGRHGVAVDHNGHHGWLYPTIPVENDWSTEKFLSRVCRKAGLSPLAWQDEETMVTLIDGQVFRERRDGGSVEQL
- a CDS encoding twin-arginine translocation signal domain-containing protein, whose translation is MPSRRDLLRTAAAGLAAGGTAAVAGCGFHSPSSIDHEFEVDTDPDPSAFDCDGHAIRFVVEESSVCLRGQFPAFVPDCRRLTSTLERGPEGLSLTATVTSNDTDFLPPCDGEETTATYTLTAPVEYVPDRLIFRHSRGDERLFEFDDRVEDVADPIEDSC
- a CDS encoding nicotinate phosphoribosyltransferase, giving the protein MSSTPSDFDIVGADAIRDGSAADAYFERTAETLRHADRNPRVVAEVTADQFPDGEFELLAGLKDAAALLAGRDVTVDALPEGTAFDGGPVMRIEGEYLEFAALETSLLGFLSHASGVATAALACRRAAPDANVLSFGARHVHPSIAAMVERSALVGGLDGFSHVAAGEVIGREASGTMPHALLICFGRGNQEDAWRAFDEAVPEGVPRIALCDTYSDEVDEVIRAVETLGDRLDGVRLDTTGSRRGDFRHIVREVQWELDARGRGDVDVFLSGGLGPADLRHLRDVADGFGVGGYVSNADPVDFALDIVEVDGDPAAKRGKLSGVKEVYRTPDGGHHVGLRGREGPADGESLMEPLVRDGDVVREFDIDDAAGRALADAEAVGFGGG
- a CDS encoding Hvo_1808 family surface protein, which produces MRTPSPQTVGRFVAVAFAVALVCSAVAPAFAATPRSASDPARVPAVSADTAGQPATNSGATQSAPADPDSDVIGWEDGYWHNESIDVDQSDGLSDEELRAYVARAMARVEYIREEEFDSRVPVSIITREEYRNQSAGGGGSDEYNRWNDQVWEGLFIVGESTGSGEAIGGTTGSSVAGFYSPTNDAITIVTDSPDSPTINNATLVHELVHALQDQQYDLTNETYRGQTQDSDLAIDGVVEGEANYIETRYAQRCGDEWDCVDTPQAGGGGGGGGPGPNLGILITLLNPYSDGPAYVNELIEEGGWDAFEERFRNPPVSTEQVIHRTDETPRELSFEDEGTNGWETFPRDDPRLGENGSDTVGEASIYAMFWYQAREYQANTINPNGLFQGTESPYDTYNYESPPSDGWDGDRLFPYRNGEGDDAEYGYVWLTAWDSEEDAEQFHDTYLRMLDAHDVRETDEGYYVVPDGPFEDAFLVRLDGDRVTIVNGPTVEDVADIRPSLDPATETPADETATPTDGDGDAGGDDTPDDSADTTEPGDTGDTDDGVTETDGAGFGFGVAAAAVAVAGLLARRRG
- a CDS encoding isochorismatase family cysteine hydrolase, which codes for MPADEAAFDPDSTAVVVVDMQNGFCHPDGSLYAPPSETAVEPVSRLVDRAGDADAPVVYTRDVHPPEQFDDAHYYDEFDRWGEHVVEGSWDAELIDDLPTEDAAHVVEKHTYDAFYRTDLEGWLDAHGIDDLVICGTLANVCVLHTAGSAGLRDYRPVVVDDALGYIDEEHKEYAVEHADWLFGETTTLSDVRFA